A region of the Chryseobacterium cucumeris genome:
CAACCTTGTGAATGTTATGAAAACGGCCAATGGTGGGTTTCCTATAAAGATGAAATAGAACCGGGAGATTACTTTATAAAGAATGAAGGTGAAAGTTACTTAGAAATCATTAAAGAAGACACTCTAATCAGACACGAGTATATATGTTCTCAGAAATAAATATAAAAACAAAACCCGTCCGAAAAATCCGGACGGGTTTCTTATTAAGATTAAAAAATATTTTCTAAGGATAAGGAGCAATTTCCACTTCGAGCCCTTCCATAGCATCGGCAATATGTAACTGGCATCCCAATCTGCTGTTGTCTTTCACATGGAAAGCTTCAGCCAGCATGGCATCTTCTTCATCTCCCATCGGTTCCAGACCCGGATCATTGATTACATATACCTGGCATGAAGCGCACATCGCCATTCCTCCGCATACCCCAATAGTACCTTCTTCTGCCAATTCATAGGAACGGATAATTTCCATTAAATTCATGGACATATCCGTAGGCGCTACGACATCATGGGTTACCCCTTCTCTGTCGGTGATTTTAATATTAACGTCTGACATAATTCTGCAAAATTAGTCAATTTTTTTCACAACTGCCTTCTCAGCTTCTTTACGGCTTCCGTCAAATCCGTCTACACCACTTACCGTTGTATATTTTAATACGAATTTTTTACCAGGATTTAGTCTGTTGTACACACTCTGACACATTAAAGTAGCTTCGTGGAAACCACAAAGGATCAACTTCAGTTTTCCGGGGTATGTATTGATATCTCCGATAGCGTAGATCCCATCAATGTTAGTTTGATAATCAAGAGCATTGTTTACAACGATTGCATTTTTTTCGATATTTAATCCCCAGTTTCCGATCTCACCCAATTTTGGTGTCAATCCGAATAAAGGAATGAAATAATCTGTTTCAATATCGTAAGCTTCCTGGCCTTCTACTTCTACAGTAATCGCTTCTACTTTTCCGTCACCTTTAATACCGGTAACTTCAGCAGGCGTAATTAGTTTGATTTTCCCCTGGTTTTTCAGATCCTGAACTTTCTCTACAGAATCCAAAGCTCCTCTGAACTCGTTTCTTCTGTGGATCAAAGTTACTTCACTGGCAACATTGGAAAGGAAGATACTCCAGTCTAACGCGGAGTCACCTCCACCAGCAATCACCACTTTTTTATTTCTGAAGTGTTCAGGTTCTTTAACGAAATATTCAAGACCTTTTTCTTCATAGTCAGCGATATTTTCAAACGTAGGTTTTCTTGGCTCAAAAGTCCCTAAACCTCCTGCGATGGCAATCGCTTTACATCTGTGAACGGTTCCTTTGTTGGTAATCACCTCAAACCATTCATCATCTATTTTTGTATAAGAAACAGCGGTTTCCCCTAAGGTAAATCCAGGCTGGAACTGCTTGATCTGCTCCATCAGATTATCCACCAATTCTCCTGCATTCACAGAAGGATAACCAGGGATATCGAAAATAGGTTTTTTAGGATAAAGTTCAGCCAATTGCCCTCCCGGCTGAGGAAGCGCATCAATAATATGGCACTTCATTTTTAATAAACCAGCTTCAAAAACTGCAAAAAGTCCTGTAGGTCCCGCACCTATGATCAATATATCAGTGGTTATCATAATCTTTAAGATAATTTAATTATACATGTAACTGCAAATTTACTAATTTTAATGCGAAGCATATTTAATTGATTCTAAATAAAAACCTGAGATTTGTCAAATATCTATCTTTTAAGATTTTAAATTTGGCAATATTTTTGTAAATGTCTTGTTATGAATAAACTTTTGAACCTTTTTGCTGTATTTATATTCTTTTTAGGCTCTGCCCAGATTGATAATATCGCAGATGGCGAATCTATTACTCTTAGAATCCACTATGGTTTCCTTAATGCAGGAACTGCCAATCTTACGACCAAACAAACTACCTACAAAGGAGTTCCTCATCTTTATGTAAAAGGGACAGGACAAACTACAGGTGCCGTAAAAGCATTCTTCAAAGTAGAAGATTTATATGAAAGTTTCATCAATACACAGACGGGATTACCAAGCTTTTATGTCAGAAATGTACGTGAAGGAAGTTACCGCCAGCATTTTGAAACCGTTTTTAATCACGATAACAACACTTTAATTTTAACAGATAAAAAGACACCAGCCAATGGTTCTAAAGTTCTGAAATCAGTAAAAGGTGTTCAGGATATGCTTTCCTGCTTTTATTATTTAAGAAGTAAAAGCCCGGATGAACTGAAAGTGGGAACTGTTATTAATATGAATGTATGGATTGATGATGAAATGTTTCCTTTTCAGCTGAAAGTAACAGGAACAGAAAATTTAAAAACCAAATTTGGAACTATTAACTGTTTAAAAATTATTCCGTCTGTAAAAAGCGGAAGAGTGTTTAAGGAAAAAGAAGGCGTAACCATGTGGGTTTCCAATGATTCCAACCACATTCCTATGCTGTTGAAGGCTGAGCTTGCAGTAGGATCACTGAAAGCCAGTATTGATGATTATAAAAATGTGAAGTATCCTTTAAAGTTTAGTAAATAACAATCCACAGTTGTAAAGATAAAACCTGTCTCAAAAGTCAAATAATTTGATTTTTGTCATTGACTACGTCGAATCTTCGATTTCTGACGAAGGAAGAATCTCATCGATAATTAATAACCTGAGATTCTTCACTCCATTCCATTTCGTTCAGAATGACACTTTTGAGACAGGCTTTTTTATTTTCAATGTAATATATTCCTGCTACAGATTGTCTTTATAATAGAGGCAGACAAAGAGCTGCAGCATGTCAATACTTCATTTGAGGTACCTGGCGGTTCCGAACCGAAGTATGGGCATAAGAAACAGACACGTGTAAATTTTTCAATAAGATCAGTTTTTAATTACGTTTTGTTTCTTAGGTCAGTAATTAAAAACAAAAAACCTCCGGAGCTCCGGAGGTTTGATTTTTTATAGCGTTTTGAATTGTTCAAGTGTTCTGATATCATTTTCGAAGAACATTCTGATGTCACTCATCTGGTAAAGAAGCATCGTGATTCTTTCAATACCCATTCCGAATGCATATCCTGAATATTTCTCAGCATCGATATTCACATTTTTCAGTACGGCAGGGTCTACCATTCCGCATCCCATAATTTCCAGCCATCCTGTACCTTTTGTGATTCTGTAATCTGTTTCTGAGTTTAATCCCCAATACACATCAATTTCAGCACTTGGCTCTGTGAAAGGGAAGAAAGAAGGTCTCATTCTGATTTTGGATTTTCCGAAAAGTTCAGTGGTAAAGAACTGAATGGTTTGCTTCAGATCAGCAAAGCTCACATTTTCGTCAATATATAATCCTTCAATCTGATGGAAAATACAGTGAGAACGTGAAGAAATAGCTTCATTTCTGAACACTCTTCCCGGAGATAAAATTCTGATAGGCGGCTGGTTTTCTTCCATATAACGTGTTTGTACGGAAGAAGTATGCGTTCTTAAAAGAATATCCGGATTCTGTTCAATGAAGAATGTATCCTGCATATCTCTTGCCGGGTGATATTCCGGAAGGTTTAGCGCGGTAAAGTTATGCCAGTCATCTTCAATCTCTGGTCCGTCTGCTACTGCAAAACCAATAGATTTGAAGATTTCAATAATTCTGTTTTTTACCAGGTTGATCGGATGTCTTGAACCCAATTCCAATGGAAAAGCAGGTCTTGTAAGATCTTCTTTTTCAATCACAACAGAAGATGCGGAAGCATTTTTCAAATCCTCCAGTTTTACAGCAACTGCCTGCTTCAAAGTGTTGATCTTCTGTCCGAATTCTTTCTTTTGATCGTTAGGAACTTCTTTAAATTTTTCAAAAAAATCATTCAGAACCCCTTTTTTACCATTGTATTTGATTCGGAAGTTTTCGATCTCTTCCTTAGAGGTAGCATTGAAGCCATTTACTTCGACCAGTAATTCTTCTATCTTTTCTATCATTGTTTTACCCTTTCAAAATGTTTTGCAAAAATACGATTTTAAGTTGAATAATAAGTCCGTCAAAAAAAAATCTGCCTCTTTTTCGGGAGGCAGACTTCAATCACTTATTTCACTTAAATAAAAAAATTATTTCTTTTCTAAAGCTTTAACGCTGATCTGAAGAGTTACTTCGTCTTTAATCACGCCGTTTTCAGCAGGAGCCTGAAACTTTACTCCAAACTCTTCTCTCTTTATATCTTTTGGCTCAGTAGCTACACTTACTTCTCCATCTTTCACAGAAACATTAGCTTTAAACTGAACAGGTTTTGTAATTCCTTTAATGGTTAAATTACCATCCAAAAGAGTATTATAATCACCTTCTGCAGCAGGAGTTACCTTTGTAATTTCATAAGAAGCTGTCGGGAATTTTTCAACTTCAAAGAAATCACCACTTTTCAGGTGGCCATTTAATTTTCCTAAATCTTCCGGGCTGTCTTTCAGGTCCACAGAAGTTAAAGAGTTCATATCAGCAACGAATTTTCCGCTTTCCAGTTTTCCGTCTTTCACCGTCACATCTCCGCTTTCAAACCTGATGGTTCCAAAATGGCTTGTATTCTCAGATTTAAATACTTTATATCCCTTCCATTCAACCTTACTGTTTAGCGTATCCAGAGTGAACTGGCTACCTTCTTTAGTAGTCGTCACCTCATTACTTTCACTCGTAAGTGGTTTGTCTTTTTTACAAGAAACCACTACAGCAGCAATAAATAATGCAGGAATAGCTAACGAAAACAGTTTTTTTCTCATTTTTGATTTATTTTTATTAGTTCCGCTAATATAATAAAAAAAATTATGTTTTCATAAAAACCTTACATTTGTAATATGCTATTAGAAATAAACAATTTATTTTTCTCTCATAACAAAGAAAATCCCCTGTTTCAGAACCTTAATCTAAGGTTTGAAGAAAACAGAATTATAGCGCTGGCCGGTGAAAGCGGATGTGGAAAATCTACTCTTCTCAACCTGATTTATGGTCTTTTGGATTGGGAAAGCGGAGAGATTATTTTTAACGGAACAAAGCTTTTGGGACCGAAAGGAAATCTTGTTCCAGGAGAACCGGAAATGAAATTCGTAGCGCAGAATTTTGATCTTATGCCCTACGCTACAGTGGCTGAAAACGTAGGAAAATTTATTTCTAATATCAATTTAAAACAAAAAAAAGAAACTGTAACGGAGCTTCTTGAGGTGGTAGGGCTTCAGGAATTTGCGAATGTACTTCCAAAATACTTAAGCGGCGGACAACAGCAAAGAGTGGCTATTGCCAGAGCATTGTCTGTACTTCCCAAGCTTCTTATTTTAGATGAACCCTTCAGTAATCTTGATTTTCCGAGAAAAATTGAACTGAGGGAAAGACTTTTCAGATATGTAAAACAACATGGCGTTTCTCTGATTATTTCCACTCATGAACTTCAGGATATCATGCCATGGCTGGACCAGATTGTTATTCTGCAGGATGGAAGACTGATTCAGAATGACAGCCCGGAAGAAACCTACAGAAATCCTTACAACTCTTATGTTGCTAAGCTATTTGGGGAAGTGAATATTTTCAGTGAAGCAGAAGCTGAAGATTTCCAGCTTACCAAATTCTCTTATTATCCCAAAGAAATCAGAATTACAGAAACTGGTCTCGAAGCCGAAGTTTTTGAAAGCAGATTTGCAGGAAATTATTATTGGAATAAATTAAAGACAAAAGGAAAGGAACTCATTGTGTATACGGATGAGAAAATTTCAGGAACCATAAATGTTTCGTTTATTTAAGCGAAAAGACTTAACAGAAAAAGAGAAACACTCCATTCTCTATGAGCCCGTTTTAACTTTCAATATTCGCTGCATAACTCATACATTTACTTACACTTATCAATAAAAAAATACAAACATAAGAATCTGTATATGAAACTTTTTCTTACATTTGTATTTCTAAAGTATAAGGAAATTTTTGGTTAATTCTCTTTCTGCCTTCCAGACGGACATTAGCAATCTTGCAATTAAGTCTGTTGAAAGATTACACTGTCCAATTTTTTCCTTTTCTTTATTTTCAGGGCATAGAAAAACAAAGTTTTCTTATGCTTTCTTTACAAATTCTGACTTAAGAGCCATTGCTCCGAAACCATCAATTTTACAGTCAATATTGTGATCACTTCCCGGTCTCAAACGGATATTTTTCACTTTAGTTCCGGCTTTTACCGGTTTTGGTGCTCCCTTTACAGGTAAATCTTTTATTACCACTACAGAATCACCATCCTGAAGTTCATTTCCGTTGGAATCCAGGATTTTTCCTTCATTTGCGGCTTCAGCAGCGGCTTCTGCCGGATCCCATTCGTAGAAACACTGGGAACATACCATCATATTATCGCTCGGGTATGTAAACTCAGAGCTGCATTTTGGACAAATTACTGTGTCACTCATATTTTTATTTTTTGCAAAGGTAGAACTTTTTAGAGGTTGAAGTCAATAGATAAAGCTCAGTATAGTAGATCATAAGCTCCTGTTAATTTTACACATATAGGTGAATTAACACAAATTAAATAAACTTGCTGCAAAGAAAATAAAGTATAGTAATAAACAGTGTATATTTTGTCAGCAAATATTTTTCATTAAGCAAAAAACACAGGTTTATCTGTCTTAGAGAAAAGGCTATCGTCAACAAATAAAAAATATAAATAATCGGAAAATCTTTACAATTCAGCATTAAAATTTATTTCTACCATGTAAAAAATTAATAAACATACAGGCCATTCACTACTGAATCTCAGATTGTCAATAGTCAGTTTTTGCTTTGCAAAGTGAATCGTGAATGCGCAACCTTCCATTAGAAAACTGATCTGTACAATATATAATTACTCAAACCTCTCAACCGGAAACCGAAAATTCACAAGCGAAGCGAATTGATCATTCACAATTCACAACCCTTCATCAACTCTCCCACCCCAAATTCCAAACTCTCAATTAAAAGTCGTATTTTTGCAGATTCAAACAGCGAAGCAAATTTATGGAACTTATTCACAGAAACTTGGCAATCGGAATTCACGATGCCTTACAGGAGACATTTTTTGAGAAAAACAAATATGCCGATAAAGTTATTGAAAGACTTTTGAAAGCAAACAGAAAATGGGGAAGCCAGGACAGAGCTGTTGTTTCTGAAATTTTTTACAATATTATCCGTTGGAAGAAACGCCTTGAATACTATATGGGTGAAGGTGTAAAACCCAACAATATCTACAAACTGATTATTGCGTATTTACTCTGGAGTAAAACCAATTATAAAAAATTCGAAGAATTTGACGGAATCAAAATCGCCGATATTCTTACCAAACTTAAAAAGAATACTGTTCCTACAAAAGCAATAGAACACTCTATTCCTGAATGGCTGGCTGAAACTCTTGAAAAAGAACTTGGTGCCAGCTGGGAAAGAGAAATGATTGCCTTAAACGAGCAGGCTCCTACGGTTTTACGAGCAAACTCTTTAAGAACAACCACTAAAGAACTTATCTCTGATCTTTCAGATGAGGGTGTTGTTTCTTATCCTGTTAAAGGTTATCCTGATGCTGTTCAGCTGGAAGAAAAGAAAAATGTTTTCCTTACTACCGCTTTCAAAGAAGGATTATTTGAAGTTCAGGATGCTTCTTCTCAGAAAATCGGGTATTTTCTTGATGTAAAAGAAGGACAAAGAGTAGTAGACGCATGTGCAGGTGCAGGAGGAAAAACATTGCACTTAGCCGCATTAATGAAAAACAAAGGTC
Encoded here:
- a CDS encoding 2Fe-2S iron-sulfur cluster-binding protein — encoded protein: MSDVNIKITDREGVTHDVVAPTDMSMNLMEIIRSYELAEEGTIGVCGGMAMCASCQVYVINDPGLEPMGDEEDAMLAEAFHVKDNSRLGCQLHIADAMEGLEVEIAPYP
- a CDS encoding DUF3108 domain-containing protein; translated protein: MNKLLNLFAVFIFFLGSAQIDNIADGESITLRIHYGFLNAGTANLTTKQTTYKGVPHLYVKGTGQTTGAVKAFFKVEDLYESFINTQTGLPSFYVRNVREGSYRQHFETVFNHDNNTLILTDKKTPANGSKVLKSVKGVQDMLSCFYYLRSKSPDELKVGTVINMNVWIDDEMFPFQLKVTGTENLKTKFGTINCLKIIPSVKSGRVFKEKEGVTMWVSNDSNHIPMLLKAELAVGSLKASIDDYKNVKYPLKFSK
- a CDS encoding YceI family protein; amino-acid sequence: MRKKLFSLAIPALFIAAVVVSCKKDKPLTSESNEVTTTKEGSQFTLDTLNSKVEWKGYKVFKSENTSHFGTIRFESGDVTVKDGKLESGKFVADMNSLTSVDLKDSPEDLGKLNGHLKSGDFFEVEKFPTASYEITKVTPAAEGDYNTLLDGNLTIKGITKPVQFKANVSVKDGEVSVATEPKDIKREEFGVKFQAPAENGVIKDEVTLQISVKALEKK
- the pheS gene encoding phenylalanine--tRNA ligase subunit alpha — protein: MIEKIEELLVEVNGFNATSKEEIENFRIKYNGKKGVLNDFFEKFKEVPNDQKKEFGQKINTLKQAVAVKLEDLKNASASSVVIEKEDLTRPAFPLELGSRHPINLVKNRIIEIFKSIGFAVADGPEIEDDWHNFTALNLPEYHPARDMQDTFFIEQNPDILLRTHTSSVQTRYMEENQPPIRILSPGRVFRNEAISSRSHCIFHQIEGLYIDENVSFADLKQTIQFFTTELFGKSKIRMRPSFFPFTEPSAEIDVYWGLNSETDYRITKGTGWLEIMGCGMVDPAVLKNVNIDAEKYSGYAFGMGIERITMLLYQMSDIRMFFENDIRTLEQFKTL
- a CDS encoding RsmB/NOP family class I SAM-dependent RNA methyltransferase — protein: MELIHRNLAIGIHDALQETFFEKNKYADKVIERLLKANRKWGSQDRAVVSEIFYNIIRWKKRLEYYMGEGVKPNNIYKLIIAYLLWSKTNYKKFEEFDGIKIADILTKLKKNTVPTKAIEHSIPEWLAETLEKELGASWEREMIALNEQAPTVLRANSLRTTTKELISDLSDEGVVSYPVKGYPDAVQLEEKKNVFLTTAFKEGLFEVQDASSQKIGYFLDVKEGQRVVDACAGAGGKTLHLAALMKNKGQIVALDIFEWKLAELKRRAKRAGAHNIETRMISDNKVIKRLHEKADRLLIDAPCSGLGVLKRNPDSKWKIDQDFIDRIKKEQQQILQDYSKMLKKGGKMVYATCSILPSENNLQVDEFIKNNPGFKMIKDEKVMPSEGYDGFYMALIERIS
- a CDS encoding NAD(P)/FAD-dependent oxidoreductase; amino-acid sequence: MITTDILIIGAGPTGLFAVFEAGLLKMKCHIIDALPQPGGQLAELYPKKPIFDIPGYPSVNAGELVDNLMEQIKQFQPGFTLGETAVSYTKIDDEWFEVITNKGTVHRCKAIAIAGGLGTFEPRKPTFENIADYEEKGLEYFVKEPEHFRNKKVVIAGGGDSALDWSIFLSNVASEVTLIHRRNEFRGALDSVEKVQDLKNQGKIKLITPAEVTGIKGDGKVEAITVEVEGQEAYDIETDYFIPLFGLTPKLGEIGNWGLNIEKNAIVVNNALDYQTNIDGIYAIGDINTYPGKLKLILCGFHEATLMCQSVYNRLNPGKKFVLKYTTVSGVDGFDGSRKEAEKAVVKKID
- a CDS encoding zinc ribbon domain-containing protein YjdM, which codes for MSDTVICPKCSSEFTYPSDNMMVCSQCFYEWDPAEAAAEAANEGKILDSNGNELQDGDSVVVIKDLPVKGAPKPVKAGTKVKNIRLRPGSDHNIDCKIDGFGAMALKSEFVKKA
- a CDS encoding sulfate/molybdate ABC transporter ATP-binding protein, with protein sequence MLLEINNLFFSHNKENPLFQNLNLRFEENRIIALAGESGCGKSTLLNLIYGLLDWESGEIIFNGTKLLGPKGNLVPGEPEMKFVAQNFDLMPYATVAENVGKFISNINLKQKKETVTELLEVVGLQEFANVLPKYLSGGQQQRVAIARALSVLPKLLILDEPFSNLDFPRKIELRERLFRYVKQHGVSLIISTHELQDIMPWLDQIVILQDGRLIQNDSPEETYRNPYNSYVAKLFGEVNIFSEAEAEDFQLTKFSYYPKEIRITETGLEAEVFESRFAGNYYWNKLKTKGKELIVYTDEKISGTINVSFI